Part of the Oryzias melastigma strain HK-1 linkage group LG11, ASM292280v2, whole genome shotgun sequence genome, TTTGCAAACCAAAAACTGTTATctaatgaattttatttttctaatcctTTTTAAGCATATATTTGTATCTTTACTTTTTAGCACCAACTTAAATTCCGATTCATCAACTTTTCTTCATCTCCTAAGGGTTGCAGCCaagcaaaacaggaaaaacgAACACAGCAGCATCCTGGTATAATTAGTTGGTGTTTCATCAGCTGACACAGAGGTAGGCCTGCAAGGCTATCTTCAGGAGTTTTGCAGCATGCAAATTCTGCCGCATAGGTCACTAGAAAAGGGAAAGAGCATGAGTGCAAAGTGCATGACAAGGAATAGTAAATGCACAGAGactaagaaataaataataaaaactttgaaGAGAACTGTCATCTAGGAAATGATGATCTTAATTATCACATTTCCCATgggatttaaagaaatatatacattttttttgcaagaaaatgtTATTATGTGAGAATATGTCACAATAAATTATGACATGTTTAAAGATACATACATCTATTGGCAAATATGGCTTGTTAGGTAACAACAAAGTTTTAGGAAATGTTCATCAACTCAAAGCAAAATTGCTCTGTGTTTTCATAAGTTTTCTAAAGGATTGCATCAGTAAAATAAGGCATCcctagatttttttaggtttctttcaatcttttttaattgtgtttttgttctgtaatgTTGAAATCCCACTTTCATTAAAGACAGTGCTCCTGATCGACTCAATCTTTGAACAGATCCACTGCAGTTTTTTTCCACTTATTCCAAAACACTTTTCTGTGTGAATGACCTTTAAAACTCTTCCAAACTCAAACTTTTGGTCTGTTCCCATCATAAATGACtttgaagacacattttttgccaaaagcGATGCAAGTCGCTGCATGTAAAGCATACATGTAGAGGTTAATTTTGAATATAATTATCATGTGATAGAGCCTTTAGTCAAATGCTCACTTCCTAAAAAAGACGAATACTGGTAAAACTCAGTACTTGTACACTGGTGTCCAATCCTTTGAATCAGTTTACAACACAGACACACCTTGTTAAGCCGGTGATAGCACACTTTACAGCTGTACGTTCAGTCCTGCCCTCAAGGGTGTGCCTTCAGGGTGACTGCGGGCCTGAACATCCAGATCTTTATCTGCTACTCACACACAGATTGTATTTATGAACGTTTACCATGACAGTCATACAATGCTTATTAGGGTGAGTGTTTGCTCACAGCCTTGACTGTAGCATATGAAGCGTTGGAAAACAAAGCCTTGCTCAAGGTCCGGCAAGTGTCTGCTTTCATGAACGTGCTCTGATAACAAACATTAGCAGGTAGAAATTCACCGAAACGCAGGGTGCGGTCAAGGAATGTGCTCAAGGCATCTCACCACGCCCGTCTCCTTCATCTCCTTTCCTACCTCActatctctcttttttttgccctctctctctctctcacaccCACCCTCCCACTGCCTTTTTCTTCCTGCTCCCCTCCCTCTCTGAGTCACCTGGCAGCTTGTTAACAGGTACGCAAGTCTAGGCAGAAGAGAAATCCTGGCATGCATCTGAGCACACCCGGCCAAGGAGTCTGCCATGAATCAACTGCTTGAATTCAAGGAAGCTTTATTGATACCGTTCTTGTAAGCAGTGgagtcagattttattttttccatgttttattcatttataaatatctCTATTAAGAAATGTGTCACAGTGATGTGACTCTGGACTCTGGAGTAAGCCTgtactcatttcccatcatctctttgttctTTGTTCTTTCTTCAGAGAGGATGTTAAGATTGAATTCAGTTCAAATTTGCTTatgtagcccaatatcacaaaataaattgcctcattgggtttcatgccagtaattttacagatgcagaagatcagtcataaaatataaacaaaagcgAATCCCTAAACTAAACAACTAAATTGAAATGGTTAACCGTGGCCTTAGCCCCTCCCTCCtgttaaggaaaaactcctaaaagaaacctgattcagaaaaaaagaacaaacctcAGAgatgcccacatgaaggagagatcctctcctcGGGCAGACAGGCGAtataccaggactattaaagaagaattagcttatctaactctacaactgcgtatttgaatagagttcattcagataggactgggggacaggtggggacgaggtccacagccaagacaagaCAGAAGATGCCTCCTTTACTGCTATTATGTCATTTGCAGCTAAATTATTTCCAAATATGACAGATTggctttttttccataaatgcaCTCACAATATTATGTAGTATTGGGACTAAATtattgttacagttttaactTGTTTGCACCCAAACTATAATCTAATTTCCATAAAACAGAGAAGTAAAGCTTGATTAATGCACTGTTCCTTTGATGCATGTttgctttgagaaaaaaatctgaaaatagtTGTCATAGGAGTTGAGCTGCTGCATTGTTCTTGTGTCTGTGAAGACAGCGAATGTTTTTAGAGGCTGGAGGAGCGTGTTTTCCATCAGAAAGTGGAAAGAAGTACAGAAAAGCATTGTTTCCCTTTGTAGCTTAAAGCTGTCATACAGCACCTACAGTTTGACCCCACGTTTTAGGCTCAATGGAAAATTGCATGAGGCAGCAGCACAAAGAGGTGACTTTGCATGACTTTGTCTTGTCTCTGCTCTGCATCTTTGTGGCTCTGTGAGCTCTCCCAGCATGCTTTTCTCACGCTGTAATgtcacacctgagtataagGTGACTCTTTGCAGCCTGAAGCTTTCAGGTCATCTTTACACCACACTGGCAGCAGGAAAGTAAGTCCACACTGCTGACCCCCTTAAACACTTGTTGTAGAGAATTGTATAAAAAGCTGGAAGAGAcccctatttttttaattaaaaagcataTAAATCTATAGGTTTCTTATGGAAAAGTGTTCCTAGCTGAGAGATCATAACAAACTTACTGTCACCTAGGAGATCTTCACATATCCAAACTGTCTGTGATCTACGACAGCTGTTAACGAACACAACACCAAAATAATCACTGTCAAGTGCTTCTAAATGAGTTTAGTATGGTGACCCGGACCATCCATAGGCATGTGTTTACATGTTGATGTGAATGCATTGCTGTTTTAACCAAACGCCTGCTCAGTAAAAAGAACTtggtggagattttttttttttaacctgtagCAGGAATCCCTGGTATGTGTTTGAGAGAAGGAGGAAAAGGACTTGCTGCTGTTGTGTTCCTCGAACAGGTGTAGTCTCTGATGCTATCATTACTGCTGTCATGAGGGAACAGATGATTATAGAGCGCATGGCGCGCATGACTTCAACCTGGCCTGACGTTACGGTGAAGCCACTTATTGCGCAGACTGTACTGGGTTATAAGGGGGATGTTTTGGACTATTTCAAAATCATAGGACTCTAGTTGGCATTTAAGCAGCTGTTAGGCCAGACAATATATCGCCCATACAAATGAGCCCTTAGTGAGATCATTGCCTTTACCTTTggatctagatttttttttttaagataagcATGCTGTTTTTAAAGATCCCAAGGATCATCTCATATCTGCTTTACACTTTTACAGCCATAGCAAAGCTCAGGGGAATACCATACCTGCTTAGTACAAAATCCTACAGCTGTTTTTGTACAAGAAACTCctttaaattttattgaaaCACAATACAAATTTTCCAAGTCTCTATCAAAACACAAAGCTTGCTGTTTTGACGACAAACACTCTTTCAAAGAGATGTAGACGTCAAGTTAAAACAATGGAGCAGCTACCATGCACTGATAAAGCTATAAAAATGCTGCACAGAAATGAAGAACCTATTGAAACTCAGGCTGATAAAGACTAATAAAAGCTCGAGACACGTTTTACAGGAAAATCTGTGCTATGAAAGGCAAGCGAAACTATGAATCTTCTCACATGAATTATAATTGACAGCTGCAACATAAATACCATTAAtactttggaaaacaaaagcttgagtgaaaattgtttttttttaaatcagggaCTTCAACTCTTTCATTAActcattaaaaatttgaattttatttatttatttattttagcagtttttgctcaatttttattttatataaaatcttttttcGCTTTTATAACTCTAGCTTTTGTAGTTGATAACAGTGACTCAAagtgaacgttttttttttcacccaaaaTGTGCCTTAAGGAGACACCCAAAGGCTTGAACTTTAGAAAGGCTTTCtcaatacattgtttttttttttttctccttttcgaTTGCTCAAAtttctcatgtttttgtattgCGTTTGGAAGTTGGCACCATGTCCATTTTTTTGCTAACACTTTAGTCTGACAAGTGTCTCtaatgggctgcacggtggcgcaagtggttagcgctctcgcctcacagtgagaaggccccggttcgaatcccggctgggacctttctgtgtggagtttgcatgttctccccgtgcatgcgtgggttttcaccggggactccggcttcctcccaccgtccaaaaacatgcttcataggttaattggtgactctgaattgcccctaggtatgaatgtgagagtgaatgtgtgtgtgattgcggccctgcgacagactggcgacctgtccagggtgtaccccgccttcgcccttcagtagccgggataggctccggcacccccgcgaccccgaaagggaagcagcggtcaagaagatggatggatggatggaagtgtCTCTAATGGTGAGCACATCTGTTAGCAGGCTCACAAACTTTGTCCTGTCCTGCCCTCTTCTGGGCAGACACTATAAGGTTTCTGTTGGAAATGTAAAATTAAGCATATAACTTcaatataaaagaaaagtttgatgcAGGAGGAAAGTGCTTGGAGCTAAAAATATTATcactaaagtttttatttaaaaagactgTATTAAAAACATGGTGTGTTTTCAATATGATCATTGTAATATCCTtaaacaaaatactatttttgtaaaatatatgtatttactTAAATGGTTCTCTTGATTGATTCTGCATTTAACTCTCTTCTTGTGCTTTTTGTGCTTCTAAAGTGCAATATTTATTTGGggtttttgcagaaaagagaCCCAGCTAATGAAAAGGGGTCATTTAAagatataatttgaataaaaactcaaaaattctGCAACTTCACTTGTAGAGAATCctgctaacatttttgttcagcttgactaaacacaaataacatgctaaaatgtttaaaatttgataTGTAAGCACTTTCAAATGActtcataaaataatattattttacttgcaaattatatataaactataaatgcatttgatttacgtcatatgcattttttcatttatctatatattttttggagctGTTTGTCAGCTGTTTGTTGGTGCAATACAATCttctgaaataaaagaaatgtaataaacatagcataaaaaaatgtttgaaagaagaaaacatttttataaccaTTTACCTCATAAAACAATTGGCGTTTGGGAGATGCATAGTagttggtcatgtgactggtTTTACTTATCTCAGCAAATATAGAAACTTTCTGATGttctagttttttagtttaaatgcatcttacttttgtttattttgggggTGTTTCGTGTAAAGgtttctataaataaatcaactttttggctTTTGCACATGTTTCACAGTTGTACTTTAAGACCATTTActgtatgtaaaaataaataagttaatgTTAGTTCCTGGCTGCACTTGTCACCTCAaccattactttttttattttgtgaacatatttttagatttttcatttgttttgctgcttgttttaatttaactgtgaagctgatttttttaatagattatgTCAGGACTGATAGACAAGCCAAAATGCAGAAAGAGGCTTCattgcttcatgaagcttcatctgCCCATCACTACTGGATAGATATTTGTGATCTAGGATTTGGAAATAGAAAACAACTTTGTTAGCCTGTTTATATAGACTGGTTGTCCTGGAGCCAGATCACAGACCACACCCACTATGAAACGCACTTTCATAATTTAGCTGTTGAAGATATTGCGTCAtctatgtttttggtgttttgttttctattttggaACATATTAAatcccaaaacaaacaaaccaaaaaaaaaaaccccacctTTTGTACTCATCTTAACCTGTTTGTGAGCAGTTTCCATTCGGATCTGTGGGAGGGAATTGAAGTTAAGTTTCATTTTCCAAAATACCAGCTGATGAGTGTTGACCCGCAGATAAAAAGGCTGCGCCATAACAGAGCTCACACGCAGTTTCACTTCAGCGTTTCTGAGACGATTCTCTGGACGATCTTTAAACATCATGAGAGGACCGACAGGTAATAGAACATCATTTTAAACCGTTTTTCTaaagttatttcatttttgttgagtTATTTGTTGGAAATGTTAATGGGACTAAAAGAGGAAGTTTAAATAGCTCTTCGAAAGTGTCACAAAAAGGTTCAAATTAGTATATATTGCATTGTATTTTCTAACGTTTTCTTGCAgaattttgtctgttttttcccaATAAACCACgtttacactttatttttcaggggaaaaaaacaagaaaaatccatTACATTTCactaaaattaatcaaaagGTTCTGTAGCAGCCTTCATAAGGCGTAAATTTAGATGGAGCAGAACAAAACTCAGATTAACATCTGCAGTTTTAACTTTTGGAGCAGATTAAAGGATGAGCTGCCACGTTTGATCATCTTGATCAACGTTTTGTCCCTCTGTAACAAAGATAGACTCACAAGTTAGCAATCAAAGGCAAAGTTGCCATATTGGTTTACGGCccaatttggtgttttttttttctcttggcaAAAATTGCTTCAGGTGGGTGGACATACAGTAATTTTGGAGGGTTTGGGATCAGTTTGGGAGCTTTTAGTTCTTTATTGAAAGACCTTTCAACCATGTTCAGATGAAGCAGTGCCTCACCTGTCATCCTCCTCACCTGATGTCATGAGACGTAGAGCCTACGTATAACAATGACTTGtttaaatcaaatgtgacattcGAAGAGCAAAAAGTATAgttaaattatgcttttatttaaaacagaatgTATATTTTGCTTGTATTTAACTTTAAGCTTGGagaacttttgtttcttttttgtcatgttgttgcttagaaacatattttactttgttttactttacttgtttgtttggatGAATCAATTTCTCCTTCAGGACATCAATCCCATAACATGAGACtgccacccccatgctttagaGCTGGGATGGTGTTCTCAGGCTTGCAAGTCTGGTTTTTCTCAGAACGATGATTGTGCTTACTGgggtcaaaacaaaatcaagtcCTTGAAGTGGTTTATATTTATAGAGAATAGCAACCAGTGAAAAAAacgtaagattttttttaaatttattaatccaactgttttctgttttgtaaaaaaatggtgTCGATTTTAattcttcattaaaaatttaTGTTTCATACTTCACCCTCATAGATTGGCTTCCTTCCTTATGGGTGGAAACCTTCGAGGATTTGCTGGATGAACAGTTGGACTatgaagatgattggagttttCAATTCAACTACAGGCTAACAAATGAACTCACTGCACAGGAGAAAAGGAGAGGCTGGAAAATATCTTGTCAATGTTCCAAAGCACAGTAAGTAGTGGTATTTCTTAAAATTTACCCCTCACATCCATATTAAGCGAAATGCAATCCTATAAATGTGATTCGTATGGCGTCAACAATCCTATGAATGTGATTCGTATGGCGTCAACGTTAATCAATGGTCCAATTGCGCTCGGTCTGAATGCACCTTAAGAAGTGTTACCGTGAAATAAGGGTGAagaatttttatgtttgtttaacaACCAGTAGAGTTTCTTTTGGTGCTTTCTTGCTGTTCATTATTAGTCATTCATGACAGAGACAATAGTAGTGACGACATCAGCTAATCTGAGCCTTCAGATAAAATGGCCTACATAGGAGGAGAGGATCTCAGCTCTTTATAAGTTAACAGTCAATGAACGCAAATAAATGCAAAGTGCTGCTGCAACAGTGCTCGACTTGTAACATTTGATTGGTCTATGGTTGCTGTGGTGGGCAGTGTAAAGCCTTGCAGTAAGACTGCACCAGAAAACTTCAGGGTGACTGACCTGACATACCTAATTATAATTGTTAATGATAAGGTTGGTAAGTCAGTAGAAAGCAAATGTGTGTATATTCATCAAAGCTTTTGTGTATGTGGCCCACTTTACCTATATGTGTTCAGGTAAATGGAGCTGCACATCAAATGTTGTGATAGCTAAGAttattaaagggcctataccatgttATTCTTtaacctttcagagtaaactacatccATATATTACCTTTGTTGCACTAACAAACAAAttctttatgaaatatgagttatttttgtgagctgtttccctacccagaagtaagacAAGTTGATGTTTGAGACCTTTCACTCCCTGTGTGTGCCGCCCATTTCCAACGCATTCTCCCTCCCGACTCTTCATATATGGCCGTTCGGGCCCACTCCACtgcactttttgatgttttgggtgtccctgactcgtcgttttttgatgtgctggttgttccctTTAAAtgaggggtccccaaacttctgGGCCGGGAACCGGTATCTGACAGAGGGCCGCTCGGGACACAGACTGGTTTTGGTTCCACCTTCGGTACCGCGTCCTGTATCCTGAGAGTTGGGGACctatgatttaatgggaacagccagcatgtcaaaaaacgacgagttggagaCAACCAAAACTTCAATAAGTGACGTGGAaggggcccgaaccatatgacgaattgggagtgagaatgtgtagccaattcatgacgtcatcctagagtcaGCCTCGGCAGCGTGTCTgcgttttgtccaaaaaaaaaaccaaacaattattattattaattaattaatgtttatAATACAAATCAAAAGTCATACATTATTTGCTCTCAGTTTCCCAATCGATTAACCAAATTTAGGCCCAATTTAGCCCATGtcactttataaaaacaaaaatccatctCTGTTTTATCCTCTCAGAATCTACTGTTTCATCTCCCCACAGATTTAAGTGTGGTTCCTGTGGAAATTCCTGGTTCTCTGCACGGGTGACGCTGTTGTTCCATTACCGGCTAAGACGTGGCCGTGGTACTGTCATCATGCGACCCCTTGGTCAGAGCTGCCGTAACTGCCAAGATGATAACTTTTACTTCCCTGgatttgtcacaaaaacagtGGAAGATATTTTAATCAAGGTGTTCTCAAAAATCCGCAAAAACTGCTACATGGAAAATGATGAGAACAATGTTCCTAACACAGAACCTTCCACTAAAAGGTATACAAAACCACATGAGAGTTCGCTTTGCGAATCGTGTTTATTAGGTATATGCAACCAAGATGATGATAATGAGACTTGTGTGTGAGGCAAAGCTCTATGCTACTGTTTTATTGTGTTACCTATTCATTTGAATTTTCAGCAAGTTTCTTGTGAAAACagggttaattttttttaatgtcgtAATTTTGTGGggggttttttgtttgtttgtttgcttttttacatttaaactggtACATTTGGTGTCCATGTTTGATTCTGTTTGGGAATTATATGGtcaaatcttatttttatgaaatatggagaaaagttcagaaaaaaatacctttgGTGTAAAATCTCAAGTTTCCTGGTACTGTTCATTGATTTGTATACAACAAATCATGTGTATTAtactttattttcacaaatcagaaaccaTACAATTTGATAATATATTGAATTATGAGATtgaatagtgttttttttatttttctatatttttcatgaaaatgttttaatctgtttaacGACTAATCAAGTCTTTATAAATGCAACAGAAATGTTGACACATTGCAAACATTAGTTAATAGATAAATATATTCTccagctttgtttatttgaactAAAGACCTCCtatgatgaaaactgtgttttttggtgattgtatcatgttcttgtgggatttttctaatgatggaagacattaataaataaaactaagctgaaaattgcatttctgagtattttatgtattctaattgttgtgaatcaagtaCTGTTGGAAAAATTTTGAAACTGACGTAGAAATTTTTCAATgacaagccacaagctccctgctccactccattctgatgcatccacttgtggactactagatccatgaacatcatcatttttctcatctgagccatcatctggctcaaaactggatGGCTGCATAGCTCAATTAGTGCACACCACTGTTATTGCATATTGTATGTGTGTAATGGGCTCTGAGCTAGTGGTAGAGAGTGGAAAatggataatgggaagtggAGGTAGGCTTACTTTGCCCCCTCAGAGGTTACTCAGGGGGGGATTTGTGATTAACTACTGCCGGAtctgcaaaaactatttccTACAGAATGACAGGGTTTTTAGGggtgttttttttgctaaaaaaaaataaaaatgcattattataattaatagaccactggaacgttttaaaatagatcaaaagatgactggagtgggactttatagTAGTAAATGAATGCTGCAGGTCCTAATATTATCTTACAGCCAGCAAAAAATGCATCCCAGTAAAAATAGGATACGTTCCTTTACTTGGCTGCACCAATTGAGCCACATATTTGGCAAGCAGGAACAGCAGACTGATAAGGTTCCGGGAATCCCAATCTTTAGATTGCTTTATGACCCAACTACCTTGTGACATTTACGACATGCCTGATCCTGGTCTGATCACgtttaaaattcaattaagtTTACTTTAGGAAGTATTTAGAATGTATGTACAGCGCGCCCCCTACCGTCTCAATCCGCCACAGCACATGgaactagttttttttgttttgttttgttttcataatttgtGAGTGAGAAAATATACTAAATTATATCACACGatttaacaattgtttaaacattaatattgttcgatttatattacattttgtgGCACAAAATGCTTTAAAGCCCCAAAAACCATCACAGCAGAGccgaccaatcagaagaaagcTCTGTGCTTTCACTGGGCATGCGCAATGCACTCCTCTGCTTGGCAGCAACAACAACACACCGACCGTAGCCGGAGCAGTTGGTCTCCCTCCGCTGTCAGTAGCGTCATCGTCCCCCCGCTGTGTCCGGTCTCAGAAAGGATGGTTGAGCGGAACAGCTGCCGGGGATGTGAATGACAGTTGGAAGATAATGGCCCCCGATTTGTTTCAGTTCGAAGGCGTGCGGCTGGTGTTCAAGTGAGAGAAATGTAAGTAGAGCAGTTgaggtttgggtttttttttccttctttttgctGTGCCATACTTAAGCTAACATAACAAGCTAACGTTAACCAAACGGGGGGAAAAAATCCTGGGGCTTAAAAGGTTTAGCCGCAAACGTTCTTTAGTGGTCGTAAAACtgcctctttaaaaaaacagaagtttaaatTACAAATAAGCCGTTTTATTGGCATCGCCGTGGACTGTATCTAGCGTCTGCTTTGTATTATTCCCACAGCCTGACAGTGTGTTGAACAAAGGAGCTTGAACTGAGGGGCCGCATGGACAAACACATGCAGGGAGAAGTCggctgttgtttgttttgtgctcCATTTTATGCTGACATACTTTGCTGGATAACCACACGAGGTCTGACCTGAATGCTTTCGCTGAAACACTGTGGCCTAGCTAATTTAGGTGAAACGCACCGGGTGTCATTACACACTTAGAAAGCCTCAGTCCaataagttttgtgtttttgctgccaGACGTTGTTCCACATCTCGTGCAGGAACGCAGTTGATAGTGTCACTCcacttgttgttttattatctttttattaTGCAGATAGTGTCTGGatgagcagaaaatgtgttttatttctgtaaatatcACAACTGTACTGCTGTTGTCACTGTCAACTTGTTTAGTAGTTGGTAAAACTCCATTAAATGATCCAAACTAAAAGTAGCTTTAGTGGAGGAAAAACTTATAGCTTTTAATCAAAGCACACATTTCAATGTAATAAACTACAGTTTCCTTTTGCTGCTGACCAGACTTTCCAAAAGGAGTCACGTTGTTATTGTTAGTGGACATCttcattcattattttcacTTGTTGCATTTCCAAAAATGGAGATGGTTTGTTTGACctgtgcttcagtttttttgtggttaacacTCCCACCAGCTGTAATAAGTAGATCACTATCATTTTAGCCATAGCCACAAATCACTGGATAACAGTTGCGGTGAAGAGGTTTCACTCTCGTCGTCGATAATTGCAAGGCCACTGTCAAGTACAGACCTCAAAAGTTGGTGATTCCCAGAATTCCAAAGTTTCCCCTGGTGCCCAGACTTCCTGTCCTTATTTAGACGGAGAAGCAGGCGGATGTATGCAGGGAGGTGAAGTGAACTGGAAGTAAACCAGTGAGCACAAAACATACCCAAACAGACAGACTGACCTATTAACTACAGTGCCTCTCTTCAGTTTTCTTCTGCCTCTAGATATATAAAGAGagct contains:
- the LOC112160420 gene encoding receptor-transporting protein 3, whose translation is MRGPTDWLPSLWVETFEDLLDEQLDYEDDWSFQFNYRLTNELTAQEKRRGWKISCQCSKAQFKCGSCGNSWFSARVTLLFHYRLRRGRGTVIMRPLGQSCRNCQDDNFYFPGFVTKTVEDILIKVFSKIRKNCYMENDENNVPNTEPSTKRYTKPHESSLCESCLLGICNQDDDNETCV